The Acidicapsa acidisoli genome contains a region encoding:
- the bcsQ gene encoding cellulose biosynthesis protein BcsQ: protein MAVPDSNPIASKSQIEQGDTSTPEDVATLYSWANLHGAKYRDFSASRAQAREEARLRVEEALAEQRRREEEEAERQRQEEAQIAARLAAEAAETARQAEAERLAEIARQAEAERQAVLAAQEAQRQAAQQRAWQPALPESHPGSLGSPFAAGNPQPSFPQASAQSPNPASICSSGPSGGQPFAPSQHAERVPIHSPSFSSEPQRTVFPSYSLPAERAPEYPPAPYPTAVSNQSGSSQSGYSNSFQVPSYPPPASVPNAFPDYPAPQYALPQYPVESFAAPQAESYQSSPWHPAELREPREFRDAASRPAWLAPELPSAPAQQPSLTQYAAQRNYPVAQQTGTPIPMYAQGPGQGLAQGSGQGPGNSPNSGQNSGFVDDTLAGSRDRIANRWYALKSVFDPQSAPEPVPSQPAARVPVLAVFSLAGGVGKTSLVASLGRALSSRGERILLVDTAAYGLLPFFFGARDQRPGMLRTFNPPGVSTDAPIQLVTLDPEGQPPERSADPGHTPNQDTNQDWLASEVARYTRGANRVLVDLPTASGSTTRRVLRLAPVVLVPVLPDMNSVVSVGAIEAFFRNSGNVANAGGKQIMPYYVLNQFDYSLPLHLDVREILREQIGDRLLPFALRRSPAVSEALAEGMTVMDYAPNAVVAEDYANLAGWVRSLNAPATQTYRGVRWSER from the coding sequence ATGGCTGTGCCAGATTCAAATCCGATCGCTTCCAAGTCCCAGATCGAGCAAGGCGATACATCGACTCCGGAAGATGTCGCAACACTCTATTCCTGGGCCAATCTGCATGGCGCAAAATACCGCGATTTCTCAGCATCTCGGGCGCAGGCTCGAGAAGAAGCCCGCCTGCGGGTTGAAGAGGCATTAGCGGAACAGAGGCGGCGCGAGGAAGAAGAAGCCGAACGCCAGCGCCAGGAAGAGGCGCAAATCGCGGCTCGCCTTGCCGCCGAAGCCGCCGAGACGGCGCGCCAGGCCGAAGCTGAGCGTCTTGCCGAGATCGCGCGCCAGGCCGAGGCCGAGCGCCAGGCAGTTCTCGCGGCTCAGGAAGCGCAGCGTCAGGCCGCACAGCAGCGGGCGTGGCAGCCTGCTCTGCCCGAGTCCCACCCAGGCAGCCTGGGTTCGCCGTTCGCGGCGGGGAATCCGCAGCCGTCTTTTCCTCAGGCCAGCGCACAGTCGCCCAATCCCGCGTCAATTTGCTCATCCGGGCCGTCCGGCGGTCAGCCGTTCGCGCCGTCTCAACACGCCGAACGAGTGCCCATTCACAGCCCGTCCTTTTCCTCAGAGCCGCAGCGGACAGTATTCCCTTCGTATTCCCTCCCAGCCGAACGCGCGCCGGAATATCCGCCCGCTCCGTACCCGACAGCGGTCTCCAATCAGTCAGGAAGCAGTCAGTCAGGCTATTCGAATTCCTTTCAGGTTCCGTCCTATCCGCCGCCAGCTTCGGTCCCGAACGCGTTTCCCGACTACCCAGCTCCTCAATACGCTCTGCCGCAATATCCAGTGGAGTCCTTTGCCGCACCGCAGGCGGAGTCCTATCAATCCTCTCCCTGGCACCCGGCAGAACTGCGAGAGCCGCGCGAGTTCCGCGACGCAGCTTCGCGGCCGGCGTGGCTCGCCCCCGAATTGCCGTCTGCTCCCGCGCAGCAACCGTCTTTGACCCAATACGCCGCGCAGAGAAACTATCCAGTCGCGCAGCAGACGGGGACGCCCATTCCGATGTACGCCCAGGGGCCAGGGCAAGGATTGGCACAAGGATCAGGACAAGGTCCCGGCAACTCACCCAATTCAGGCCAAAATTCCGGATTCGTCGATGACACCCTAGCAGGCTCGCGCGACCGCATCGCCAATCGCTGGTATGCGCTCAAGAGCGTCTTCGATCCGCAATCCGCGCCCGAACCGGTTCCGTCGCAACCCGCCGCTCGGGTTCCCGTGCTCGCTGTCTTTTCCCTCGCCGGCGGAGTCGGTAAGACCAGCCTCGTCGCATCGCTCGGCAGGGCATTGTCTTCGCGCGGAGAACGTATCCTGCTCGTCGATACAGCCGCCTACGGACTGCTTCCATTCTTCTTCGGCGCACGCGATCAGCGTCCCGGAATGCTGCGCACCTTCAATCCTCCAGGCGTCAGCACAGACGCACCCATTCAGCTCGTCACCCTCGACCCAGAAGGCCAGCCACCCGAGCGCAGCGCCGACCCCGGCCATACGCCAAATCAGGATACGAATCAGGACTGGCTGGCGTCGGAAGTCGCTCGCTATACTCGCGGCGCGAATCGCGTTCTCGTCGATCTGCCCACGGCTTCCGGTTCCACCACGCGGCGTGTCCTTCGCCTCGCGCCGGTCGTACTTGTCCCTGTCCTTCCCGATATGAACTCGGTCGTCAGCGTCGGTGCCATTGAAGCCTTTTTCCGCAACAGCGGCAACGTCGCCAATGCCGGCGGCAAGCAGATCATGCCGTACTATGTACTAAACCAGTTTGACTATTCTTTGCCCCTGCATCTCGATGTTCGCGAGATCCTGCGCGAGCAGATCGGGGACCGTCTGTTGCCATTCGCGCTGCGTCGCAGTCCCGCAGTCAGCGAAGCTCTTGCCGAAGGAATGACCGTAATGGATTACGCCCCCAACGCCGTCGTTGCCGAAGACTATGCCAACCTCGCCGGATGGGTGCGGAGCCTCAATGCTCCCGCGACGCAAACCTATCGTGGCGTGCGCTGGAGTGAACGATGA
- a CDS encoding UDP-glucose--hexose-1-phosphate uridylyltransferase, with product MEKQWQYPHRRWNPLRRSWVMVSPHRTQRPWQGEVSKSAAPASLTYDPECYLCPGNKRAGGEANPDYDGVFSFVNDYAAVLPNPPASVDETSSPLLAAEPVQGICKVLCFHPDHSLTLAKMQRPDIRRVIDAWAAETEEIAAQDWIKHIQIFENRGAMMGASNPHPHCQIWATSHIPDEPAIETEAQQAYLAEHGSCLLCDYLAAERASGERIIVENDHFTAVVPWWAVWPFETMILSRRHCGLLPELKSDERDSLADILKRVTSRYDNLFDISFPYTMGFHQSPVDGAAHPEWHFHAHFYPPLLRSATVRKFMVGFEMLGMPQRDITPEDAAARLRALGE from the coding sequence ATGGAAAAGCAGTGGCAGTACCCGCATCGCCGTTGGAACCCACTTCGCCGCTCCTGGGTCATGGTTTCGCCGCATCGCACCCAGCGCCCGTGGCAGGGAGAAGTCAGCAAGTCCGCAGCCCCCGCCAGCCTCACCTACGATCCGGAATGCTATCTCTGCCCCGGAAACAAACGCGCCGGCGGAGAAGCAAACCCTGACTACGATGGCGTGTTTTCATTTGTAAACGATTACGCCGCCGTCCTCCCGAATCCTCCCGCCAGCGTGGACGAAACCTCCTCACCGCTGCTGGCCGCGGAACCCGTTCAAGGCATCTGCAAAGTCCTCTGTTTCCATCCCGACCACAGCCTCACGCTCGCTAAAATGCAGCGGCCCGACATTCGCCGCGTCATTGACGCATGGGCCGCAGAAACCGAGGAGATTGCCGCTCAGGACTGGATCAAGCACATCCAGATCTTCGAGAACCGGGGCGCGATGATGGGCGCGAGCAATCCGCATCCGCACTGCCAAATCTGGGCCACCAGCCACATTCCCGATGAACCAGCCATCGAAACCGAAGCCCAGCAGGCTTATCTCGCCGAGCACGGCTCCTGCCTGCTCTGCGATTATTTAGCCGCCGAGCGCGCCTCCGGCGAAAGGATCATCGTCGAGAACGATCACTTTACAGCCGTCGTTCCCTGGTGGGCCGTCTGGCCCTTCGAAACCATGATCCTCTCGCGCCGCCATTGCGGCCTGCTCCCGGAACTCAAAAGCGACGAACGCGACAGCCTCGCCGACATCCTTAAGCGTGTCACAAGCCGCTACGACAATCTCTTCGACATCAGCTTCCCCTACACCATGGGCTTCCATCAATCGCCCGTCGACGGCGCGGCCCATCCGGAATGGCATTTCCACGCGCACTTCTACCCGCCGCTGCTGCGTTCGGCCACTGTCCGCAAATTCATGGTCGGCTTTGAAATGCTCGGCATGCCTCAGCGCGACATTACTCCCGAAGATGCTGCGGCGCGTCTGCGAGCTCTGGGCGAATAA
- a CDS encoding ATP-grasp domain-containing protein has translation MPERSQRFLCIASYEKGHDFLRQLADLGIHTTLLTVDKHRHAPWPAECLEELVTMPSGLTNEQILNTVTWMARSRNFDRLVALDEFDMEIVAQLREHMRIPGIGTSAIAYYRDKLAMRMGARDAGFLVPEFVRVLNYDELRAYMDRVPAPWLLKPRSEASALGIKKIQVPEDLWRALDELGDRQSYFLMEQFVPGDIFHVDSIVSEGKVVFSSVHQYGRPPMQVMHEGGVFTTRTVDRESSDWQQLTELNASLAPVLGLQRGVTHGEYIRAHADGRFYFLEIAARVGGAFISDLVEYSTGVNLWREWAKIEVAHLRGEVYTPPVAFEEYAGSVLCLAKEEEPDTSSFNAPEIVHRMRKHHHAGLIVRSRDPQRVSELLEEYSHAFLNQFLATMPAPDRPTA, from the coding sequence ATGCCGGAGAGAAGCCAGCGGTTTCTGTGCATAGCCAGCTACGAAAAAGGTCACGACTTCCTGCGCCAGCTCGCCGATCTGGGCATCCACACCACGCTCCTCACCGTTGACAAGCATCGCCATGCGCCCTGGCCGGCCGAGTGCCTGGAAGAGCTGGTGACCATGCCCTCGGGACTCACCAATGAGCAGATCCTCAACACCGTCACTTGGATGGCGCGCAGCCGGAACTTCGACCGCCTTGTCGCTCTCGACGAATTCGATATGGAGATCGTTGCCCAGTTGCGCGAACACATGCGCATTCCCGGCATCGGCACATCCGCCATCGCCTATTACCGGGATAAGCTCGCCATGCGCATGGGCGCCCGCGACGCCGGTTTCCTCGTTCCTGAATTCGTCCGCGTGCTCAACTACGACGAACTACGCGCCTACATGGATCGCGTTCCGGCTCCGTGGCTTCTGAAACCGCGCTCCGAAGCTTCCGCGCTCGGAATCAAGAAAATCCAAGTGCCGGAAGACCTGTGGCGCGCTCTCGACGAACTTGGCGACCGGCAGAGCTATTTCTTGATGGAGCAGTTCGTTCCCGGCGACATCTTCCACGTCGATTCCATCGTGAGCGAAGGCAAAGTTGTTTTTTCGTCGGTCCATCAGTACGGCCGTCCGCCCATGCAGGTCATGCACGAGGGTGGAGTCTTCACCACTCGCACCGTCGACCGCGAGAGCAGCGACTGGCAGCAACTCACCGAACTCAACGCCAGCCTCGCGCCAGTCCTCGGCCTCCAGCGCGGCGTCACGCACGGCGAGTACATCCGTGCCCACGCCGACGGACGCTTTTATTTCCTCGAAATTGCTGCCCGTGTGGGCGGAGCCTTCATCTCAGACCTGGTCGAATATTCCACCGGCGTCAATCTGTGGCGCGAATGGGCAAAGATCGAAGTCGCGCACCTGCGCGGCGAGGTCTACACGCCACCCGTTGCCTTTGAGGAATACGCCGGCAGCGTCCTGTGCCTCGCTAAAGAAGAAGAGCCGGACACCTCCAGCTTCAATGCGCCGGAGATCGTCCATCGCATGAGAAAGCACCACCACGCGGGCCTCATCGTGCGCTCCAGAGATCCGCAGCGCGTCTCTGAATTGCTTGAAGAGTATAGCCACGCCTTCTTGAACCAGTTTCTGGCCACCATGCCCGCACCCGACCGTCCCACCGCGTGA
- a CDS encoding DUF4254 domain-containing protein, whose product MLNFTDIPALHDQLTTRWHQDAFEIWRPPDDPWASLVARQHLANFVLWHTEDEARTPGATDADLARVKRRIDETNQRRNDLSEQIDLALLERLSLEKLPNPRAPLHSESPGLMIDRLSILALKLFHTREEMERAGAPEGHMERNMERLAILAEQRGDLAACLVRLWEEAVAGSRRFKLYRQLKMYNDPALNPAVYRSVH is encoded by the coding sequence ATGTTGAATTTTACCGATATTCCCGCACTCCATGACCAACTTACGACACGCTGGCACCAGGACGCGTTCGAGATCTGGCGTCCTCCGGATGATCCGTGGGCTTCGCTGGTGGCAAGGCAGCACCTGGCCAACTTCGTGCTTTGGCATACGGAGGACGAAGCCCGGACACCGGGAGCGACCGATGCCGATCTGGCGCGCGTCAAGCGACGCATCGACGAGACGAATCAGCGTCGCAACGATCTTTCCGAACAGATCGACCTGGCGCTGCTCGAGCGCCTTTCGCTGGAGAAGCTGCCGAACCCAAGAGCGCCGTTACACTCCGAATCCCCCGGTCTGATGATCGACCGGCTTTCGATCCTGGCTCTGAAGCTGTTTCACACCCGCGAAGAGATGGAGCGCGCGGGTGCGCCGGAGGGCCATATGGAGCGCAACATGGAGCGGCTTGCAATTCTCGCCGAGCAGCGCGGCGACCTTGCCGCTTGCCTTGTCCGATTGTGGGAAGAGGCCGTGGCCGGCAGCCGGCGCTTCAAACTATACCGGCAATTGAAGATGTATAACGACCCCGCGTTGAACCCCGCGGTGTATCGCAGTGTCCATTAG
- a CDS encoding TPR end-of-group domain-containing protein yields MNTFVERGPVRESAKVIAMARRLNMTLEARIPLSTRRKAIPPNERPGGTGTVNRGPANHGITHQDAATVQHYQAALQLLQQAKFEKALVAFEKLLGTAPPPLAERCRMYVTACHRELSKTKLEFASPEEQYDYAVSLLNMDYYEEARDQFREILQGHPSADFALYGLAVLDAITGQVEECLEHLAMAIEGNPRNRLQARTDTDFQSMQDDPRFTELLYPEAP; encoded by the coding sequence ATGAATACTTTTGTGGAACGCGGACCAGTCCGTGAATCTGCCAAAGTGATTGCGATGGCGCGACGACTGAACATGACGCTCGAGGCCCGAATACCCTTGTCCACCCGTAGGAAGGCAATTCCGCCCAATGAACGTCCCGGCGGAACCGGTACCGTGAATCGAGGCCCGGCGAACCACGGGATCACACATCAGGACGCGGCGACGGTCCAGCACTATCAGGCCGCTCTGCAACTGCTGCAACAAGCCAAATTCGAGAAGGCGCTTGTGGCCTTTGAGAAGCTGCTGGGAACTGCCCCGCCTCCGCTGGCGGAGCGTTGCCGGATGTATGTAACAGCTTGTCACCGGGAACTGAGCAAAACCAAGCTGGAGTTTGCTTCCCCGGAAGAGCAGTACGACTACGCCGTGTCGCTCTTGAACATGGACTACTACGAAGAGGCGCGGGACCAATTCCGCGAAATTCTTCAAGGACATCCCTCGGCGGACTTCGCTCTTTACGGGCTGGCAGTCCTGGATGCGATTACCGGGCAGGTCGAGGAATGCCTGGAACATCTGGCGATGGCGATTGAGGGTAATCCACGCAACCGTTTGCAGGCGCGCACGGATACCGACTTCCAGAGCATGCAGGACGATCCGCGATTCACGGAATTGCTCTACCCCGAGGCACCGTAG
- a CDS encoding gluconeogenesis factor YvcK family protein, whose translation MSTSLTSVQPVPLRVVAIGGGTGLSTLLRGLRRHVAAPGQMPGQTVEPSLITDLAALVTVTDDGGSSGRLRKGFNMLPPGDLRNCMVALSEEEDLIAQLFRHRFRSGGDIEGHNFGNLFVAALTEITGDFGQAIQLASKILATRGRIYPVTTANATLVASMDDGSLVRGETNITASKCRIVELMLDPPDAAPLPEAIEAIERADLITVGPGSLYTSLITNLLVRGIPEALAKARGLRVFICNLMTQANESLGLSASQHIQKIYEHTGAPIFDYAIINTAPVSPEMLLRYAAEGSLPITPDVDRVESMGVRCIVGNFLSEGDVLRHASDRVTGALMELGRFAVVRN comes from the coding sequence TTGAGTACCTCGTTGACGAGCGTGCAGCCGGTGCCCTTGCGGGTGGTGGCCATTGGGGGAGGTACGGGGCTCTCGACCCTGTTGCGCGGTCTGCGCAGGCATGTGGCGGCGCCGGGTCAGATGCCGGGCCAGACCGTCGAGCCGAGCCTGATTACCGATCTTGCCGCTCTGGTGACGGTTACCGACGATGGCGGCTCTTCGGGGCGATTGCGCAAGGGATTCAACATGCTGCCGCCGGGCGACCTGCGCAACTGCATGGTGGCCCTCAGCGAGGAAGAAGACCTGATCGCGCAGCTCTTTCGGCATCGTTTTCGCTCTGGCGGAGACATAGAAGGCCACAACTTCGGCAATCTCTTTGTTGCAGCGCTGACGGAGATTACCGGGGATTTCGGGCAGGCGATTCAGCTTGCATCAAAAATTCTCGCCACACGCGGGCGAATTTACCCGGTGACTACCGCCAACGCCACGCTGGTGGCCAGCATGGACGACGGCAGCCTGGTGCGCGGGGAGACGAACATTACCGCAAGCAAGTGCCGCATCGTGGAGTTGATGCTCGATCCGCCTGACGCTGCGCCGCTTCCCGAAGCCATCGAGGCGATAGAGCGCGCCGACCTGATCACCGTGGGCCCCGGGTCGCTATACACGTCGCTCATCACCAATCTGCTCGTGCGGGGCATTCCGGAGGCTCTGGCGAAGGCACGCGGGTTGCGGGTATTCATCTGCAACCTGATGACCCAAGCCAATGAAAGCCTCGGTCTGAGCGCCTCGCAGCATATTCAGAAGATTTACGAGCACACCGGAGCACCGATCTTCGATTACGCGATTATCAATACCGCACCGGTTTCGCCGGAGATGCTGCTGCGCTACGCTGCCGAAGGCTCGCTGCCGATTACGCCCGATGTGGACCGTGTGGAGAGCATGGGCGTGCGGTGCATCGTGGGCAACTTCCTGAGCGAAGGGGATGTGTTGCGACACGCGAGCGACCGAGTGACCGGCGCGCTGATGGAGCTGGGCCGGTTTGCGGTTGTCAGAAACTGA
- a CDS encoding DUF3617 domain-containing protein, whose product MRASRGWIVLSCCTLALAMVAWAQGRRAGLYEVTTEMTWQQSPFPNGMGPAHGPRTSQVCVSQEQIDKYNGVPPQTRGDCQVSNMVKKADGYTADISCTGQMMAKGTVEASYTEDGHGKTKMHMVGTMSMGPNSAPVEYTMLSDSTYKGADCGSVKPVAH is encoded by the coding sequence ATGCGCGCGAGCCGCGGTTGGATCGTTCTTTCTTGTTGCACGCTAGCCTTGGCAATGGTCGCCTGGGCGCAGGGCCGCAGGGCTGGTCTTTACGAAGTCACCACTGAGATGACCTGGCAACAATCGCCATTTCCTAATGGGATGGGTCCGGCGCATGGTCCGCGAACCAGTCAGGTATGCGTCAGCCAAGAGCAGATCGATAAGTACAATGGCGTTCCTCCGCAGACGCGCGGGGACTGCCAGGTGAGCAACATGGTCAAGAAAGCCGACGGCTACACTGCGGACATCAGTTGCACGGGGCAAATGATGGCGAAAGGGACCGTGGAGGCGTCGTATACCGAGGATGGCCATGGCAAGACCAAGATGCACATGGTCGGCACGATGTCGATGGGGCCGAACTCCGCGCCGGTGGAGTACACGATGCTGAGCGACTCGACCTACAAGGGCGCGGATTGCGGAAGCGTGAAGCCAGTCGCCCACTAG
- the rlmN gene encoding 23S rRNA (adenine(2503)-C(2))-methyltransferase RlmN: MTESTYKSDATAGTLISLDGYAAEASPIRQQLFGLDSAALTALFQELGERPYRAKQLADALYRQRVTHLDQVTTLPQSLRDKLTAAGWEVGRPHIAESFRSIDGTERYLIQTGIQTVETVWMPEGDDGAEFSEENSTEASSPDATSSWRRATICVSSQIGCAVNCQFCLTAKLGLQRNLTPGEIAGQVVAVLDRHRVELNKSRVNLVFMGMGEPFLNYDNFMAAVRLLMDEVGIAAPRMTVSTSGIVPGILRFAQEKIRPKLAISLNAPNDEVREAIMPVNRKWNIAAVLDAVRTIPFRPRERVTFEYVMLGGITDQPEHAAEVIRLVRRANLPAMVNLIAWNPGPGIAFNSPTAESVAAFQQQLLAAGIQTYIRRPRGRDIYAACGQLKRTTEGAALAS; this comes from the coding sequence ATGACTGAGTCGACTTACAAATCCGATGCGACCGCCGGAACGCTGATTTCACTGGACGGCTACGCAGCCGAAGCCAGCCCGATCCGGCAGCAGCTGTTTGGCCTCGACTCCGCCGCCCTGACAGCGCTGTTCCAAGAGCTTGGCGAACGCCCCTATCGCGCCAAACAGCTCGCAGACGCGCTCTACCGCCAGCGAGTCACCCATCTCGATCAGGTCACTACGCTGCCGCAATCCCTGCGGGACAAGCTCACCGCAGCGGGGTGGGAAGTCGGCCGGCCCCATATCGCCGAGAGCTTCCGCAGCATTGATGGCACCGAACGCTACCTGATTCAGACCGGCATCCAGACCGTCGAAACCGTATGGATGCCCGAAGGCGACGATGGCGCGGAGTTCAGCGAAGAAAATAGCACCGAAGCCAGTTCGCCTGATGCCACCAGTAGTTGGAGACGTGCAACCATCTGCGTTTCCAGTCAGATCGGCTGCGCCGTCAACTGCCAGTTCTGCCTCACCGCCAAACTCGGCTTGCAGCGCAATCTCACGCCGGGCGAAATCGCCGGGCAGGTCGTCGCCGTACTCGACCGCCATCGCGTCGAGCTGAACAAGAGCCGTGTCAATCTCGTTTTCATGGGGATGGGCGAGCCGTTCCTGAACTACGACAACTTCATGGCCGCCGTCCGCCTACTGATGGACGAGGTTGGCATCGCCGCGCCGCGCATGACCGTCTCCACTTCCGGTATCGTCCCGGGCATCCTACGCTTCGCCCAGGAAAAAATCCGGCCCAAGCTGGCCATCAGCCTCAACGCGCCCAACGACGAGGTCCGCGAAGCCATCATGCCCGTCAACCGCAAATGGAACATCGCAGCGGTTCTGGACGCAGTGCGCACCATCCCGTTCCGCCCGCGCGAACGAGTCACCTTCGAATACGTCATGCTTGGCGGCATCACCGATCAGCCCGAGCACGCAGCCGAGGTCATCCGCCTCGTCCGGCGCGCTAACCTGCCCGCGATGGTCAACCTGATCGCCTGGAATCCCGGCCCCGGCATCGCCTTCAACAGCCCCACCGCCGAGTCCGTCGCCGCTTTCCAGCAGCAGCTCCTCGCCGCCGGAATCCAGACCTACATCCGCCGTCCGCGCGGACGCGACATCTACGCCGCCTGCGGCCAGCTCAAGCGCACGACAGAAGGCGCAGCCCTCGCAAGCTAA
- a CDS encoding M16 family metallopeptidase — MPNNDPTATDTTTERNLCRTVLPNGLIVLTERMEHLRSVSMGVWVKSGSRYESAEINGISHFVEHMLFKGTRSRSAQHIAREMDAIGGNLDAFTGKETICFSVKALSNHVPIALDVLSDLVLNPTFADTDIERERGVILEEIKIDEDNPDVLVHEIFTQNFWKDQPLGKPILGTTKTVSGLQQPTLFDYHSERFRAGNMVFSAAGNLDHDQFVAAVAEQFQTLASGTAEMSFQSAQVSAPIILRNKRSLEQVQICLGVPSPPITDENRYATLILNTVLGGGMSSRLFQTIREERGMAYSIYSDLSPYSDTGALCVYAGTSADKTLEMLDLVMAEFRALKESLLTDEELHRAKEQVKGNILLGLESSGSRMSNLARQEMYFNHFFSVEEVLERLDAVTADQVQQMAQKLFVSERIAVTLLGRLDGLKLHRSRLVC, encoded by the coding sequence ATGCCGAATAACGACCCGACCGCAACCGACACCACGACAGAACGAAACCTCTGCCGCACGGTTCTTCCCAATGGGCTGATTGTGCTTACCGAACGAATGGAGCATCTGCGCTCTGTTTCGATGGGGGTGTGGGTCAAGTCCGGCTCGCGCTACGAATCCGCCGAGATCAACGGCATCTCGCATTTTGTCGAGCACATGCTATTTAAGGGAACGCGCTCGCGCTCGGCGCAGCATATTGCGCGGGAGATGGATGCGATCGGCGGCAATCTGGACGCGTTTACCGGCAAGGAAACGATCTGCTTCAGCGTCAAGGCGCTTTCGAATCATGTGCCTATCGCGCTCGATGTGCTTTCCGACCTCGTGCTCAACCCCACCTTTGCCGATACGGATATCGAGCGCGAGCGGGGGGTGATTCTGGAAGAAATCAAGATCGACGAGGATAATCCCGACGTGCTGGTGCACGAGATCTTTACACAGAACTTCTGGAAGGATCAGCCGCTGGGCAAACCGATTCTGGGTACGACGAAGACCGTTTCGGGACTTCAGCAGCCTACGCTGTTCGACTATCATTCGGAGCGTTTCCGGGCTGGGAATATGGTCTTTTCGGCGGCGGGAAATCTCGATCATGACCAGTTTGTGGCAGCTGTCGCGGAGCAGTTTCAGACGCTGGCTTCCGGAACGGCGGAGATGTCGTTTCAATCCGCGCAGGTGAGCGCACCGATTATTTTGCGCAACAAGCGGTCGCTCGAACAGGTGCAGATCTGCCTGGGCGTGCCTTCGCCACCGATTACGGACGAGAACCGCTACGCGACGCTGATTCTGAACACGGTGCTGGGAGGCGGCATGAGTTCGCGGCTCTTTCAGACGATTCGCGAAGAGCGCGGAATGGCCTACTCCATTTATTCCGATCTGAGTCCGTACAGCGACACGGGTGCGCTTTGCGTCTACGCTGGCACCTCGGCGGACAAGACGCTGGAGATGCTGGACCTGGTGATGGCCGAGTTCCGCGCACTGAAGGAGTCGCTGCTGACCGACGAGGAGCTGCACCGCGCCAAGGAGCAGGTCAAGGGCAACATTCTGCTGGGGTTGGAGAGTTCAGGATCGCGGATGTCGAACCTCGCCAGGCAGGAGATGTACTTCAACCACTTCTTCAGTGTGGAAGAGGTACTGGAGCGGCTGGACGCGGTCACGGCGGATCAGGTGCAGCAGATGGCGCAGAAACTGTTTGTCTCCGAGCGGATCGCGGTTACGCTGCTGGGCCGGTTGGACGGGCTGAAACTGCACCGTTCGCGGCTGGTTTGTTGA